The proteins below are encoded in one region of Apostichopus japonicus isolate 1M-3 chromosome 4, ASM3797524v1, whole genome shotgun sequence:
- the LOC139966614 gene encoding guanosine-3',5'-bis(diphosphate) 3'-pyrophosphohydrolase MESH1-like, whose translation MLISKHMFSRVFLLNFSNVRLRNNISYLSRYLHSGRKPNPHQKNKFFLWYLPVYISPFQKEYLRTYVTMSKGDGENDGHIVSLVKCADFAAIKHRDQRRKDKEETPYINHPIGVARILTAEGGISDPIVLQAALLHDTVEDTETSFEELEKEFGKAVCDIVAEVTDDKSLPKMERKRLQIEHAPHKSREAKLVKLADKLYNLRDLEKCTPQGWTETRVQEYFQWASQVVKGLRNTNENLEKELDKLFNKRNIIVES comes from the exons ATGCTTATTTCAAAACACATGTTTTCCCGTGTTTTCTTATTGAATTTTAGCAACGTGAGGCTACgcaataatatttcatatttgtccAGGTATTTGCATTCGGGGCGCAAGCCTAATCCTCACCAAAAAAATAAGTTCTTTTTGTGGTATCTGCCAGTTTACATTTCACCATTTCAGAAAGAATACCTCCGAACATATGTAACAATGTCGAAAGGTGACGGGGAAAATGACGGCCATATAGTTTCGTTAGTAAAGTGTGCAGATTTTGCAGCAATAAAACACCGTGACCAAAGGAGAAAGGACAAGGAAGAAACTCCATACATTAACCATCCAATTG GTGTCGCAAGAATATTGACCGCTGAAGGTGGAATATCTGATCCAATTGTTCTGCAG GCTGCTCTACTGCATGATACAGTAGAAGACACCGAGACCTCCTTTGAAGAATTAGAGAAAGAGTTTGGCAAAGCAGTGTGTGACATCGTGGCAGAAGTAACTGACGACAAGTCCTTACCAAAGATGGAGAGGAAACGACTGCAGATCGAACATGCTCCTCACAAGAGCAGAGAGGCAAAGCTGGTGAAGCTTGCGGACAAGCTTTACAATCTCCGAGATTTAGAGAAATGCACACCTCAGGGATGGACGGAAACAAGAGTTCAGGAATACTTTCAATGGGCGAGTCAGGTGGTGAAGGGCTTGAGAAATACCAACGAAAACTTGGAGAAGGAACTTGACAAATTATTCAATAAGAGAAATATTATTGTGGAATCCTGA